In the genome of Globicephala melas chromosome 3, mGloMel1.2, whole genome shotgun sequence, one region contains:
- the HMGCS1 gene encoding hydroxymethylglutaryl-CoA synthase, cytoplasmic, with translation MPGSLPLNTEACWPKDVGIVALEIYFPSQYVDQAELEKYDGVDAGKYTIGLGQAKMGFCTDREDINSLCMTVVQNLMERNSLSYDCIGRLEVGTETIIDKSKSVKTNLMQLFEESGNTDIEGIDTTNACYGGTAAVFNAVNWIESSSWDGRYAMVVAGDIAVYATGNARPTGGVGAVAMLIGPNAPLIFERGLRGTHMQHAYDFYKPDMLSEYPIVDGKLSIQCYLSALDRCYSVYRKKIYAQWQKEGNDRDFTLNDFGFMIFHSPYCKLVQKSVARMLLNDFLHDQNRDKNSIYSGLEAFGDVKLEDTYFDRDVEKAFMKASSELFNQKTKASLLVSNQNGNMYTSSVYGSLASVLAQYSPQQLAGKRIGVFSYGSGLAATLYSLKVTQDATPGSALDKIIASLCDLKSRLDSRTCVAPDVFAENMKLREDTHHLVSYIPQSSIDSLFEGTWYLVRVDEKHRRTYARRPSPNDDTLDEGVGLVHSSTATEHIPSPAKKVPRLPATAAEPEAAVISNGEH, from the exons ATGCCTGGGTCACTTCCTTTGAACACAGAAGCCTGCTGGCCAAAAGATGTGGGGATTGTTGCCCTTGAGATCTATTTTCCTTCTCAATATGTTGATCAAGCAGAGTTGGAAAAATATGATGGCGTAGATGCTGGAAAGTATACTATTGGCCTGGGCCAGGCCAAGATGGGCTTCTGCACAGATAGAGAAGATATCAACTCTCTTTGCATGACTGTGGTCCAGAATCTTATGGAGAGAAATAGCCTTTCTTATGATTGCATTGGGCGGCTAGAAGTTGGAACAGAGACAATCATCGACAAATCAAAGTCAGTGAAGACGAATTTGATGCAGCTCTTTGAAGAGTCTGGGAATACAGATATAGAAGGAATAGACACAACTAATGCGTGCTATGGAGGCACAGCTGCTGTCTTCAATGCTGTTAACTGGATTGAGTCCAGCTCTTGGGATG gacGGTATGCCATGGTAGTTGCAGGGGATATTGCCGTATACGCCACAGGAAATGCTCGACCTACAGGTGGAGTTGGAGCCGTTGCTATGCTAATTGGGCCTAATGCTCCTTTAATTTTTGAACGAG GACTTCGTGGGACACATATGCAACATGCCTATGACTTTTACAAGCCTGATATGCTTTCTGAATATCCTATAGTAGATGGAAAACTGTCCATTCAGTGCTACCTCAGTGCATTAGACCGCTGCTATTCTGTCTACCGCAAGAAGATCTATGCCCAGTGGCAGAAAG AGGGAAATGATAGAGATTTCACCTTGAATGATTTTGGTTTCATGATCTTCCACTCACCCTATTGCAAACTGGTTCAGAAATCTGTAGCTCGGATGTTGCTGAATGACTTCCTTCATGACCAGAACAGAGATAAAAATAGTATCTACAGTGGCCTGGAAGCCTTTGG GGATGTTAAGTTAGAAGATACCTACTTTGATAGAGATGTGGAAAAGGCATTTATGAAGGCTAGTTCAGAACTCTTCAATCAGAAAACAAAGGCATCTTTGCTTGTGtcaaatcaaaatggaaatatgTACACATCCTCAGTGTATGGCTCCCTGGCTTCCGTTCTTGCACA GTACTCACCTCAGCAGCTGGCAGGAAAGAGGATTGGTGTGTTCTCTTATGGTTCTGGTTTAGCTGCCACTCTGTACTCCCTCAAAGTTACACAAGATGCCACACCAG GGTCTGCTCTTGATAAAATAATAGCAAGCTTGTGTGATCTTAAATCAAGGCTTGACTCAAGAACTTGCGTGGCACCAGATGTCTTTGCTGAAAACATGAAGCTCCGAGAGGACACTCATCACTTgg TCAGCTATATTCCCCAGAGTTCAATAGACTCACTCTTTGAAGGAACATGGTACCTAGTTCGAGTAGATGAGAAGCACAGAAGAACTTACGCTCGGCGCCCCTCTCCAAATGATGACACTTTGGATGAAGGCGTAGGGCTTGTGCATTCAAGCACAGCAACTGAG cATATTCCAAGCCCTGCTAAGAAAGTGCCAAGACTCCCTGCAACAGCAGCAGAACCTGAAGCAGCTGTCATCAGTAACGGGGAGCATTAA